The Bacteroides sp. AN502(2024) DNA segment TTTCACCCCAGCTTTCATACGTATCTTTTTTATTTCCATAAGTATTCTGAAAATCAGGAGTCATATAAGCTCTGCTAAATTCAGCAGAAGAAGAAAACTGCACGGAAAGTTTTCCTTCCTTACCTTTCTTGGTTGTAATCAGGATAACACCGTTGGCCGCACTACTACCATAAAGTGCAGCAGCCGAAGGACCACTCAACACAGAGATGCTTTCAATATCTTCCGGATTAAAGTCGGCGATACCTTCCGTACCAGCCTTTCCCTCACCCATAATACCACTGTCCGTATTTCCCATATCCGTATTAAACAGAGGAATACCATCCACCACATACAGTGCATTGTTGTTACCCTCGATAGATTTGGCACCACGCATTACCACACGTGTAGCTCCCCCCACACCTGTTGCACTTCGGTTAATGCTCACACCGGCAACCTTACCATTCAATGAATTCACAAAGTTCGCATCTTTCACAGTAGTCAAATCATCACCCTTAATCTGTTGTACATTATAAGACAATGCTTTTTCTGCCCGCTTGATACCCAATGCCGTTACAACCACTTCCTCCAAGACCTCTGTATCTTGTTTCATTACAATCTGATAGAAATCTTTTTTTGAAACAGGGATGACTTGGGTGGCATATCCGATATAGGACACCTTAAACTGAGAATGATCAGGGGCCTTCATTGAGAAATTTCCATCCAAATCGGTTATTGTACCTGTAGCACTGCCATCCACAGTTATATTTACTCCAATCAATGGTTCCCCCTTTTCATCAGTTACTTTTCCTCTGATATCTTTTACTGTCTGTGCAACAACAATTGGCTTCTTTTCTGTAATTATAATGTAATTACCCTGAATTTGATAAACGAAACCTGTTCCTTTCAAGATTATATCAAGGGCTGCCAGTACTGATGTATTTTGCAAATTAAGACCAACAATCTGCTTCGCTTTCAATTCGGAATCACTATAGTTTATCGACATTTTAGACTGTTTTTCCACAGCTTTTAATGCATCAATAACAGTGATATTTTCTTGCCGGATAGTAATTTTACTATCGTTTTGAGCAAAAGCTTGGGTCTGTATAAGTAGTAATAGACTTAAAAAATTGAGAAAGACCAGCTTATAAGCTATTTTTTCTGCTATTTTTTTATAAATTTGTAGCATCTTTTTGATATTAGTTAATTGGTTATTATTCTGGGATCATTTAGAATAGCGTCCATACACGCTAATATTGAAAAGAATTGATTTCACATCCGGAGGGAACGGGCATTCCTTCCGGATATTTTTTGGCATAACATTTATTTTAATAGGTTCTACAACAGGTTTTATTTCTTATTCGTTACATAACATTTATTTCCTTTAATTACATAATTTATATCTCCTACCACCTGTGATATAATCTCCATCACCTCTTCCAATGTTGCTTGATTTCGGAAACGGAAACTATATGTGTTCTTCTTCATACTATGAAGGCTATATACAAAAGCGTAAGGGAACTTACGCTCGAGATTAGTGAAAATATCCTCCAAATGCATATTACTAAAAACAAGCTCCCCACGTTGCCATGCTGTCACATCACTCATCTCCGGTAATCGTAAATCATGTTCTTTCGTTCGTTTATTATATATCAATTGCTCGTCGGGCTTCAATATAACATTTGACATCAAGTTATTGAATTCCACTTTCACGCAACCTTCCAATAAGGTAGCTATTAATTCATTACTTTCAGGATAAGCATTTACATTAAACTCTGTTCCCAGAGCTGTAACTTGACAATCATTAGCTTTTACGATGAAAGGATGTTTCTTATCCGGCTTTACTTTGAAATTTGCCTCACCAATCAAATATACGCTTCTGGTTTCTCCCGTAAATTGTTCCGGATACAGTAGTGTACTTTTTGAATTCAGCATGACATGTGTACCATCCGGTAATGTGAGTTCATGAATTTCTGCTGTCGGTATGTAACATTCAACCAAGTCTTTTTCCGGCCGGCCCTTTTCCAACATCAGATAAATAGAAACGGATGAGACGGCTAATAAGAAAATTGCTGCAGCTCTCCATATAAGCAACTGGTAATTTCTACGCGAAGTAACAGACTGCATTCCCAAATTCCGCCGCATTCGTTGTATGGATTGTTGCATACCATCAGGTACTCTCTGTCCTTCTGCCTGTTTCCAAAGCTCACGAAGAGCCTCATTCTTTTCATCAACATGCTCCTCAGCAACCAACCACTGTTGCACTCTCTTCTGTGTATCGGCTGAATAATTATTATGACCGAACAATTCTATGAGTTGTTGAATATAATTTCTCATGAATCTTTTTCTTTCTTTTTGGGCTTTATATACTAAATACAACTACTACGCACACACTACTTAAAAATATTGGAGAAAAAAATAAAAAAGAGAAGCACCTTCTTTAATTCGATCAATGCCAAATAAACCTGATGCTCTATAGTGCGAATAGAAACACCGAGTTTATCTGCTATTTCTTGATGACTTAATCCCTGGAAACGACTAAGTTCGAATATCAGCCGACGACGTTTCGGCATTTTTTCCAAGGTCAACTGAATAATCAACAGCATCTCCTTATAATATACATTATTCAAAATCTCTTCTTTCTCTGTCAATTCATAAAGAAAAGTCTTTTCTATAACCTCCGCCTGATATTCTTGTTCTACCTGTTGATGTTTAAAGATGTTCAGAACTATATTTCTAGTCATTATAAAGATATAATCGTCTAGTTCTTTATCATTATTCAGCCATAACTCCGGCTGCAACCAAAGCTTACAAAAAACATCTTGAGCCACATCTTCCGCATCACGTTCAGATTTAAGCAGCATTTGAGCAAAGTTCTTTACTTTCGGAAAATTCACAGTAAAAAACCGCTGAAACTTTAATTCAATCTGCTTGTCAGTATTTTCCATCTCTGTAGTATTTTTCAATGTTCACGGCTAAATCCAATAGTACATATGTCAGATTAAAGAAATCATATCAAAAACAAAGGATATGCCTGTTGGTTGAATTAAAAGAATGAAATATTTATAATGAAGAAGTTGTACCTATTTCTGATATTTAGCAAATTATTGGTGTTCAAAGCATTGATTACTATCATCACAGTTATGCACGACTTCATCGTAAAGTTCGGTAAAATGCTCGACATATTCAAAGAATTTGCCGAAAATCGTGTTGACAAGAACGGCAATCACCCACATTGCGGTGTAGTCCCCAAGTTTTCCGATTGGGAAGTCACAGCCCTTTCGACCATAGCCGAAGCATTTGGATTTGACAGTGAAAATTACCTGTTCAAACGTCTTCATGCCGAGAAAGGAGATGTGCTTCCCAACCTGATTACCCGCCGCCAATACAACCAGCGTAAACTGACCGCGAGGTCGGGTAAGGAAATTCCCCAAGGTGTTGCAACTGCAGAGCAGTTTGATACACCAACGAGTGTTATTACCGCTTCTCTCCTTGTTGATTTCGTCAATTCCTCTTTCAACCTATCACCATCGTCCTGAGACTCTTTATTCATCGTATTTACGGAGTGGTGATAGGTTGTTGCTAACCTATCACCGTATCTGTCACCTATCACCTGGTTCTCCGTAATGCAATACTTAGTTTCCCGTAAGGAAACGCTAGTTCCACCGTAAGGAAACACTAGTTTCCACGTAAGGAAACACTAGTTTCCACGTAAGGAAACACCAGTTTCCACGTAGGGAAACAAGATGTATTCCTTATTAAAAAATGATTGTTTACCGGACGCTTTTTCAAAAAACAGGTGGTGATAGGTGACAGATGAGGTGATAGGTTAGCAACAACCTATCACCGCCCTGTAAATACGATGAATAAAGAGTTTCAGGAAGACGGTGATAGGATGAAAGAGGATTTTCGTTTTTATGTATGAGAGAGAGCGTAGAAAACAGAAGAGATCTATAAAATAAAAAGCCCCATAAACCTTTAGTTTACAGAGCTCTACCAAGTACTCGAAGCGGGACTTGAACCCGCACAGCCGCAATGGCCAAAGGATTTTAAGTCCTTCGTGTCTACCATTCCACCATTCGAGCATCCTTTCAAAGAAAGAGCGGAAAACGAGACTCGAACTCGCGACCCTAACCTTGGCAAGGTTATGCTCTACCAACTGAGCTATTTCCGCGTTTTTTCAACGGGTGCAAAGATAAGCAGTTTACTTGTTTCTGCCAAATCTTTTCGAAGGAAAGTTTAAAAAACGATCCTTCGAAAGTATATTCTATCTCCCAAGCAGCGCTTTCTCCGCTCTCTCCATTCCACAAAAATTGAATCCATCGATCACTTGCTGCATCAATGCAGAGATTTCCACATTGCAAAGGTTGCCAATACTGCCTTCATGAGTATGGTGTACTTCTTTTGTATGAGAGAATTTTCCCGCTTCAATATCCAGACCAACCTTCTTGTATGCATCACGGAAAGGCATACCTTCACGTGCCAGACGATTCACCTCTTCCACGCTAAAAATAAGGAGGTATTTGTCGTCATCAAGGATATGTTCATTGACCTTTATCTCATTCATAATGTAAGTTGTCATCTGCAAACAATCTTTCAATTCCTGAAAAGCAGGCAGGAAAACTTCTTTTATAATTTGTAAATCACGGAAATAACCGGAAGGCAGATTATTTGCAATCATCATAATTTGTTGAGGAAGCGATTGCAATTTATTGCATTTAGCACGTGTCAGTTCAAAAACATCCGGATTCTTCTTATGAGGCATAATACTGGACCCCGTGGTACAGTCATCCGGCAATTTCACGAAACCAAAATTCTGACTATTAAACATGCAGGCATCAAAAGCTAACTTGGAAATGGTTCCGGCAATCGTAGCCAATGCAAAAGCGACATTACGTTCCATTTTCCCGCGCCCCATTTGAGCATACACAACATTATAATTCATCGAATCGAAGCCAAGTAAGTCGGTCGTCATTGTCCGGTTCAAAGGAAAGGACGAGCCATATCCTGCTGCAGAACCCAATGGATTACGATTACACATTTTAAATGCAGCCTGCAAAAACAGCATATCGTCCACCAGACTCTCGGCATAAGCAGCGAACCACAAACCAAAAGAAGAAGGCATCGCGATCTGTAAGTGAGTATACCCCGGCATCAAAACGTCTTTATATCGTTCGCTCTGATGAATCAGTACATGGAAAAGTTGTTCTACTGCTTCGGCCACTTCTTTTATTTGCGTACGGGTAAAAAGTTTCAAATCCAATAAGACCTGATCGTTTCTGGAACGGCCACTGTGTATTTTCTTTCCCATATCACCCAAACGACGGGTCAACATCAGTTCTACCTGTGAATGTACATCTTCCACCCCGTCTTCTATCACAAATTCACCTCTTTCTGCCGAAGCATAAATACTCTTCAACTCTGCCAGCAACAGTTCCAGTTCTTCTTTCGTCAACAAACCGATACTTTCCAGCATCGTAATGTGAGCCATAGAGCCGAGCACATCATGCTTGGCCAAATAAAGATCCATCTCGCGATCACGACCTACTGTGAAACGTTCAATATCCTTATTCACCTGTACGGACTTCTCCCAAAGTTTCTGTGCCATAAAAATAAATTTAAGTATTAGGCATTAATACTTGTTTTAATAATCAATAACTGCCAACATATCAACCATCTTCTCCAAGCCCTCCTGGAGAGGTTTCTGAACCATTGCTCTCATGAACGGATTAAGCTCCATGCCGATAGTAACCTTCACCTTACACTCTTCTTCTGCAGTTCCAACCAATTGAATCCACATATTAAAGGGGAGTGGAGAGTTTGTTGTCGCCAACTTTATACATTTACAAGGATCACGCTCTACAATTTGCAAGGTCAGTTGCCCGACAGGAGAGACACTAAAACTCAACGTATCCGAATCAATACTCAAATCCTGCACCTTATCTTTCGGCAAACGATCTTTGACGGCTTCCAGATTACTCAGATCCGAAAGCTTATGATATACACGCTCCTGGCTGTAAGGTATTATCTTGACACTACTCTCAAAGTTACTCATAATTTTCTATTAATATAAAACAAAAAAAGAACAATCCGACCCAATATTGTCCGAACAGTTCTTTTTACTAACTATGTTTGAGCAAAAAATGAATTTTATTTTCCAGCATCCCAATGAGCAGGGTCTTTACGCCATTCATTCAATGTCTGTATGTCTTCTTTCTCAATATAACCTGTACGAAGAGCAACATCAAGCACTGCTTCATAATTGGTCAACGTCACCAAAGTCACCTTCGCATTTTTGAATGCCTCTTCGGCTATCGGGAATCCGTATGTATAAGCTGCCACCATACCAATCACTTCGCAACCATCACGACGAATGGCTTCAACAGCCTTCAAGCTACTACCACCGGTAGAAATCAAATCTTCTATGACTACGACTTTCATGCCCGGACGAAGTTCACCTTCAATCAGGTTTTCCAATCCATGGTCTTTGGGGGTAGAACGAACATACACAAACGGCAGGTTCAATGCATCAGCTACTAAAGCTCCCTGCGGAATAGCACCTGTAGCCACACCCGCAATCGCATCCACCTGTCCGAATCGTTCCAATATCAGACGTGTAATTTCAATCTTCACAAAATTACGAAGAGAAGGATAGGACAGAGTTTTACGGTTGTCACAGTAAAAGGGGGATTTCCATCCAGAAGCCCATGTAAAAGGGTTAGCGGGTTGAAGTTTAATAGCCTTAATCTTCAACAGTTTCTCCGCAAATAGTCTCTCTAAGTTTTTCATAACTAACTATTGATTATTTGCCGCAAAAGTACAGAAATTGAATGAGAATAAAAAGAAGAATCCGTTTATTTTTTCAGTCAATTTACTCCTCTTCATCGGGAACGTCGATACAACGCTTGATATCTTTCAGTTCGAAGCCACGACTCATAGCGAATCGCATCAGCTTTCCATTCAATTCATAATCGTCTGCCGCATGGATACTTTTTCGTTTAGAAGCCAGCAGGTCACGCAGAATAGAAAGGTATTCTTCTTCATCGATTTCATTCAGATAACGCCATGCCACATCAGATGGAATCTTCTTCATATAAAGCCCTTGGGCTATTTTCATTTTTCCCCATTTGGCAAAGCGAAACTTATCATTCACAAAAGCTCTGCAGAAACGTTCATCATCGATAAACTTCTCAGATTCCAGTTGGTCAAGAATACGCGCAATGGTATCATAGGCAATTCCCCAACGTTGTAACTTCTCATTTATTTCTGCCCGGCAATGCTCGGCAGTAGAGCAGTAAGAGGCTACTCGATTTAAAGCCTCTTCATCAGTCAATTGTGCACTCATCGGTTAGCTGTAACTATTCTATCTTTTCCAAATATGTCTTTTATAACACGAACATCACGGTATTGGTTCATTTCAAGCATGTGTGCTGTCTCCCGGCCATAAGCCTGGTTGATCTCAAAATAAAGTTTTCCTCCCGGCAATAGCAATTCACGTCCCAGACAGCCTATACGTTTATAAAACCGCAAAGGGTCCTCGTCAGGAACAAACAAGGCCAAACCCGGTTCCCAATCAAGGACATTAGCGTCCATTTCATTTTTCTCCGTTTCAGTCACATAAGGCGGATTACTGACGATCACATCAAAAGACGACACCTTTTCCCAATCATCGGACAGTACATCTCTTTGTAGGAATTTCACTCCGGCTTCCAATTCTTCATTGTTTTTACGGGCAATAACCAACGCTTCTTCCGAAATATCCCAAGCCTCTACGTCTACATCCGGAAGTTTTTTATCCAAAGAGATCGCAATGCATCCGCTCCCCGTACCTATATCTAACAGACGACGGGCATTTGGGTTCTCCTTAACGATTAGCTCTACTAGCTCTGCGGTCTCCGGTCGAGGGATTAACACACCGGAAGCAACCTTAAAATTCCTTCCACAAAACTCTGCAAAACCGCGAATGTACTGTATAGGTTCATTTTTCTGTAAACGGAATATAATGTTTTCTAATTCACGCTGTTTGCATTCGGATAAAATTATATCTTTGCCCATGTAAATATCGAGCACATCTAAGCCTAACATGTCGCAACAAATCAACATTGAAAGAGCTTTTATCTCTTCCTGTGAATAGATATCCTGTAAAGACTGGCGAATGTAAGCGGTGATACGATTCATATTTACACAATTTCGGAGTGCAAAAGTAAGAATAATATGGAGAAGAGCACCAAAATGGAAGAAGAAAAATACATGAGGCGTTGCATTAAGCTTGCAAAAAACGGGTTATGCAATGTGTCTCCCAACCCGATGGTAGGGGCTGTTATCGTATATAACGGAGGTATTATCGGTGAAGGTTATCACATTCGTTGCGGAGAGGCACACGCGGAAGTTAATGCAATCCGTTCTGTCAAAGATGAGTCTTTATTGAAACATTCTACGATTTATGTGAGTCTGGAACCTTGTTCCCACTATGGGAAAACACCTCCTTGTGCAGATCTGATTATAGAGAAACAGATACCACGCATTGTTATCGGATGCCAGGACCCCTTTTCTGAAGTAGCCGGGCGTGGGATTCAGAAACTACGGGATGCCGGACGGGAGGTTACAGTCGGCATATTAGAGGAAGAATGCAAATCGCTGATTCGTCGTTTTATTACGTTCAATACGCTTCACCGTCCTTTCATTACATTGAAATGGGCAGAATCAGCCGATCGTTTTATTGATATTGAACGTACAGGCGGAAAGCCTATAGTCCTCTCCTCTCCTCTTAGTTCCATGCTAGTGCATAAAAAAAGAGCAGAGGCCGATGCGATTATGGTAGGCAGGCGAACGGCTTTACTGGATAATCCGTCGTTGACAGTACGCAATTGGTACGGGCGCAATCCGAAACGTATTGTACTAGATCGCGCCTTATCCCTTCCAAATGATTTACAAATTTTCAATGGAAACGTACCGACATTTGTCTTTACTGAAAAGCATCAGCCGGAAAGAAATAACATCACATATATCACTATCGACTTCAGTCATAATCCCTTAAAACAGATCATGGAAGCATTGTATCAACGGAAAATACAATCTTTACTGGTAGAAGGAGGAAGTCAATTACTGCAATCGTTTATTAATAATGAACTATGGGATGAAGCGTATATCGAGAAATGCCCCAGCAGACTACATTCCGGTGTTAAATCGCCTCAAATGAACGATAAATTTA contains these protein-coding regions:
- a CDS encoding FecR family protein, which codes for MRNYIQQLIELFGHNNYSADTQKRVQQWLVAEEHVDEKNEALRELWKQAEGQRVPDGMQQSIQRMRRNLGMQSVTSRRNYQLLIWRAAAIFLLAVSSVSIYLMLEKGRPEKDLVECYIPTAEIHELTLPDGTHVMLNSKSTLLYPEQFTGETRSVYLIGEANFKVKPDKKHPFIVKANDCQVTALGTEFNVNAYPESNELIATLLEGCVKVEFNNLMSNVILKPDEQLIYNKRTKEHDLRLPEMSDVTAWQRGELVFSNMHLEDIFTNLERKFPYAFVYSLHSMKKNTYSFRFRNQATLEEVMEIISQVVGDINYVIKGNKCYVTNKK
- a CDS encoding RNA polymerase sigma-70 factor, with translation MENTDKQIELKFQRFFTVNFPKVKNFAQMLLKSERDAEDVAQDVFCKLWLQPELWLNNDKELDDYIFIMTRNIVLNIFKHQQVEQEYQAEVIEKTFLYELTEKEEILNNVYYKEMLLIIQLTLEKMPKRRRLIFELSRFQGLSHQEIADKLGVSIRTIEHQVYLALIELKKVLLFFIFFSNIFK
- the argH gene encoding argininosuccinate lyase — encoded protein: MAQKLWEKSVQVNKDIERFTVGRDREMDLYLAKHDVLGSMAHITMLESIGLLTKEELELLLAELKSIYASAERGEFVIEDGVEDVHSQVELMLTRRLGDMGKKIHSGRSRNDQVLLDLKLFTRTQIKEVAEAVEQLFHVLIHQSERYKDVLMPGYTHLQIAMPSSFGLWFAAYAESLVDDMLFLQAAFKMCNRNPLGSAAGYGSSFPLNRTMTTDLLGFDSMNYNVVYAQMGRGKMERNVAFALATIAGTISKLAFDACMFNSQNFGFVKLPDDCTTGSSIMPHKKNPDVFELTRAKCNKLQSLPQQIMMIANNLPSGYFRDLQIIKEVFLPAFQELKDCLQMTTYIMNEIKVNEHILDDDKYLLIFSVEEVNRLAREGMPFRDAYKKVGLDIEAGKFSHTKEVHHTHEGSIGNLCNVEISALMQQVIDGFNFCGMERAEKALLGR
- a CDS encoding SRPBCC family protein → MSNFESSVKIIPYSQERVYHKLSDLSNLEAVKDRLPKDKVQDLSIDSDTLSFSVSPVGQLTLQIVERDPCKCIKLATTNSPLPFNMWIQLVGTAEEECKVKVTIGMELNPFMRAMVQKPLQEGLEKMVDMLAVIDY
- the pyrE gene encoding orotate phosphoribosyltransferase yields the protein MKNLERLFAEKLLKIKAIKLQPANPFTWASGWKSPFYCDNRKTLSYPSLRNFVKIEITRLILERFGQVDAIAGVATGAIPQGALVADALNLPFVYVRSTPKDHGLENLIEGELRPGMKVVVIEDLISTGGSSLKAVEAIRRDGCEVIGMVAAYTYGFPIAEEAFKNAKVTLVTLTNYEAVLDVALRTGYIEKEDIQTLNEWRKDPAHWDAGK
- a CDS encoding regulatory protein RecX, translated to MSAQLTDEEALNRVASYCSTAEHCRAEINEKLQRWGIAYDTIARILDQLESEKFIDDERFCRAFVNDKFRFAKWGKMKIAQGLYMKKIPSDVAWRYLNEIDEEEYLSILRDLLASKRKSIHAADDYELNGKLMRFAMSRGFELKDIKRCIDVPDEEE
- the prmC gene encoding peptide chain release factor N(5)-glutamine methyltransferase codes for the protein MNRITAYIRQSLQDIYSQEEIKALSMLICCDMLGLDVLDIYMGKDIILSECKQRELENIIFRLQKNEPIQYIRGFAEFCGRNFKVASGVLIPRPETAELVELIVKENPNARRLLDIGTGSGCIAISLDKKLPDVDVEAWDISEEALVIARKNNEELEAGVKFLQRDVLSDDWEKVSSFDVIVSNPPYVTETEKNEMDANVLDWEPGLALFVPDEDPLRFYKRIGCLGRELLLPGGKLYFEINQAYGRETAHMLEMNQYRDVRVIKDIFGKDRIVTANR
- the ribD gene encoding bifunctional diaminohydroxyphosphoribosylaminopyrimidine deaminase/5-amino-6-(5-phosphoribosylamino)uracil reductase RibD; this translates as MEKSTKMEEEKYMRRCIKLAKNGLCNVSPNPMVGAVIVYNGGIIGEGYHIRCGEAHAEVNAIRSVKDESLLKHSTIYVSLEPCSHYGKTPPCADLIIEKQIPRIVIGCQDPFSEVAGRGIQKLRDAGREVTVGILEEECKSLIRRFITFNTLHRPFITLKWAESADRFIDIERTGGKPIVLSSPLSSMLVHKKRAEADAIMVGRRTALLDNPSLTVRNWYGRNPKRIVLDRALSLPNDLQIFNGNVPTFVFTEKHQPERNNITYITIDFSHNPLKQIMEALYQRKIQSLLVEGGSQLLQSFINNELWDEAYIEKCPSRLHSGVKSPQMNDKFSYSIEEHFERQFWHYVHRI